One genomic segment of Couchioplanes caeruleus includes these proteins:
- a CDS encoding zf-HC2 domain-containing protein, with product MDEDLAGRYAAGSTDLVLAASVEAHLLECAACRDSVTAVVSAQRLADIWAGVNDHLDASPTLAERLRSWRSKPLSARFAIAVTAAAVAAAVVAVDLKTDHFRGHGSSPYGQVLTRPTTQNINTENEPGLAALAAGLTTVDGRLMSSYDPPPYRVTLGDTTPAPAAVTERTISGITRKVVPQAAVIYSASATWVYIIAGPHEISRQRVAVSAENDGIATLSDGPPAGTRVLTFRTA from the coding sequence GTGGATGAGGACCTGGCAGGCCGCTATGCGGCCGGCTCGACCGACCTGGTGCTCGCGGCGTCCGTGGAGGCGCACCTACTGGAGTGCGCGGCCTGCCGGGACAGCGTCACGGCCGTGGTGTCCGCCCAGCGACTCGCGGATATCTGGGCAGGGGTCAACGACCATCTGGATGCCTCGCCGACCCTGGCCGAGCGCCTCCGAAGTTGGCGGAGTAAACCGTTATCCGCGAGGTTCGCGATAGCGGTCACCGCTGCCGCCGTGGCCGCTGCCGTGGTCGCGGTCGACCTCAAAACAGACCACTTCCGCGGCCACGGCTCGTCGCCCTACGGCCAGGTCCTGACGAGACCGACAACCCAGAACATCAACACCGAGAACGAACCGGGTCTCGCCGCCTTGGCCGCTGGACTCACGACCGTTGACGGGCGGCTCATGTCCTCGTACGACCCCCCGCCCTACCGCGTCACGCTGGGCGACACCACTCCCGCCCCCGCAGCCGTCACCGAGCGCACCATCTCAGGCATCACCCGAAAGGTCGTACCTCAAGCCGCCGTCATCTACAGCGCGTCGGCAACGTGGGTCTACATCATCGCCGGTCCCCACGAGATCTCCCGGCAACGAGTCGCGGTCTCCGCCGAAAACGATGGCATCGCCACTCTCTCGGACGGCCCACCAGCCGGAACCAGAGTCCTGACCTTCAGAACCGCCTAG
- a CDS encoding polymorphic toxin-type HINT domain-containing protein yields the protein MTSDDRANAIYLAKFGGPVVADAARKALLSSDGELRSFLDEGWQDAQIHDDRMQVGMAGIIGGPSVADAANAALDSTNPEEVRKFLASGFDAAWVHDERIRVGDAISSGGPHVIDAGNRALDAGDDAVAEFLSEGLETAREHDDFYAAGMIVNAGGPAVQAAGTAALDGTIDDVREFLARGQYVAQARDEEIATLAQLAARAKAAREQARHAAAAAKVLAGKASKQAVAADKAAKIAVREAAAAKNSAQRAASAAGRAADAASQAADAMREAIGAARAANKAARVAANAASAAASAAARAGQAASRARDEANAAWKDKAKAADARKAADAANAAAQNAQDAGEASVQATVALEEALNAVRAVVNAAGNADQAAASADEASQHSAQARAQSARAKQAAARARMYAGQARRAMQEAERLAARAKAAAQQAGAAARDAAGHARRAAAAAKKAADNAGQAADLAKDTNAEAAEAQAAAKIATDASVQAAEVAATARELDAERLRLDTEDAMQLAHDAAEEEAAVPSMPDRSDVPELQRVDAETTRLLAEASAAGASVEVVLDRGRRAALRLMDAGSPWTRAAAEQALAGGEPEMRHFLTTGRLAAAEQDDRARVGLLAEQTTRPAQRDAAEKALTGTHADVVRFLTTQDYEDKVHDDRIAVGDLIRAGGPTMKDAGNKALDGTAQDAAEFLRTGQYEAAEHDEKIAVGDLARTGGPEVKAAANIALEGTAAMRRAFLEVGQYRAAERDQAAAMHAATAARYVADTAHSAALARQDAAKAAISAANANRDAAKADASKKLADTAAQQAVAAAGDAAKSHKQAKKSADQAAASAKTARTAAAQAAKAATAADTSAAHAADSAVRAVHAAQRARDDADDARNAALAAGKDATAALKAATDAEKAAQAKENAAAKQHRDKQKQQGGFTCQDREAALEPLCSARFSKQLGLTDLKCPTAMHFGNGICGPAETAAWKQWGKERSERTRLRAQLALTTCGMIDVFGIGTFCDGTDVLISAINGEWGDAALGAFSMIPFVGLAGNVMRGQELLRDLNKLKKKACKKADSFAPDTPVLLADGSHKAIRDIRTGDHVLATDPQTGNTQPKPVTALHRNLDTELADITIRTTNGQRAVLETTQRHPFWNDTSKEWTHAEDLQPGTALRSLGADTPAIIETKLHSGQRYMHNLTVADFHTYFVLAGNTPVLVHNTGGDSRRKYLDRPGFSNYVLVDKDGKVYYSGMFGPGESLANVQYRHRTKHKDRFNPANGDVMRVTPGTRTYGESRLMEQRLAEQHGTYIGRDGSNYRGNRQNPLSATKLAEYEAYEAWKLGGCP from the coding sequence GTGACGTCGGACGACCGCGCCAATGCCATTTATTTGGCGAAGTTTGGTGGCCCGGTGGTGGCCGACGCAGCGCGTAAGGCGCTGCTCAGCTCAGACGGCGAACTCCGTTCTTTCCTCGATGAGGGATGGCAGGACGCACAGATTCACGATGACCGCATGCAGGTTGGGATGGCGGGCATCATTGGTGGGCCTTCGGTTGCCGACGCGGCGAATGCGGCGCTGGACAGCACCAACCCGGAGGAGGTGCGCAAGTTCCTGGCGTCTGGGTTCGATGCGGCGTGGGTGCATGACGAGCGGATCCGGGTCGGTGACGCGATCAGTAGCGGTGGTCCGCATGTCATCGATGCGGGTAACCGGGCGTTGGATGCCGGTGATGATGCGGTCGCTGAGTTCCTGTCCGAGGGGTTGGAGACCGCGCGGGAACACGACGACTTCTACGCGGCCGGGATGATCGTCAACGCGGGTGGCCCGGCGGTGCAGGCTGCCGGTACCGCGGCGTTGGACGGCACGATCGATGATGTCCGGGAGTTCCTGGCGCGGGGTCAGTATGTGGCGCAGGCGCGGGACGAGGAGATCGCGACGCTGGCGCAGCTGGCCGCGCGGGCGAAGGCGGCCCGTGAGCAGGCTAGGCATGCTGCCGCGGCGGCGAAGGTGCTGGCGGGCAAGGCGTCCAAGCAGGCTGTTGCGGCGGATAAGGCAGCCAAGATCGCGGTGCGTGAAGCCGCGGCGGCCAAGAACTCCGCGCAGCGTGCGGCGAGTGCCGCGGGCCGGGCGGCGGACGCGGCGTCGCAGGCTGCGGATGCGATGCGCGAAGCGATCGGCGCGGCGCGGGCGGCGAACAAGGCGGCGCGGGTGGCAGCGAACGCCGCCTCGGCCGCGGCGTCGGCGGCCGCGCGGGCCGGGCAGGCCGCTTCCCGGGCGCGGGACGAGGCCAACGCGGCGTGGAAGGACAAAGCGAAAGCGGCGGATGCGCGTAAGGCCGCCGACGCCGCGAACGCGGCGGCGCAGAACGCGCAGGATGCCGGCGAGGCATCGGTCCAGGCCACGGTCGCGCTCGAAGAAGCGCTGAACGCGGTCAGAGCCGTGGTGAACGCGGCCGGCAACGCGGATCAAGCGGCGGCCTCCGCCGATGAGGCCAGTCAGCACTCGGCGCAGGCTCGGGCGCAGTCCGCGCGGGCGAAGCAGGCCGCCGCGCGGGCGCGGATGTATGCGGGGCAGGCCCGCCGGGCGATGCAGGAGGCCGAGCGGTTGGCCGCCCGGGCGAAGGCGGCGGCGCAGCAGGCCGGTGCCGCGGCGAGGGACGCCGCCGGGCACGCCCGCCGCGCGGCAGCGGCGGCGAAGAAGGCCGCCGACAACGCCGGGCAGGCCGCCGATCTGGCCAAGGACACCAACGCCGAAGCCGCCGAGGCGCAGGCCGCGGCGAAGATCGCCACGGACGCCAGTGTGCAGGCCGCGGAAGTGGCGGCCACGGCGCGGGAACTCGACGCCGAACGGTTGCGGCTGGACACCGAAGACGCCATGCAATTGGCCCATGACGCCGCCGAAGAAGAAGCTGCGGTGCCTTCGATGCCGGACCGGAGCGACGTACCCGAGTTGCAGCGCGTGGATGCCGAGACCACCCGACTGCTGGCCGAGGCGTCCGCTGCTGGGGCGTCCGTTGAGGTGGTGCTCGATCGTGGTCGGCGGGCGGCGTTGCGGCTGATGGATGCCGGCTCGCCGTGGACACGTGCCGCGGCGGAACAGGCCCTGGCCGGCGGCGAACCTGAGATGCGTCATTTCCTGACCACCGGTCGCCTGGCCGCGGCGGAGCAGGACGACCGGGCCCGCGTCGGTCTGCTCGCCGAGCAGACCACCCGGCCGGCGCAACGCGACGCCGCGGAGAAGGCGCTGACCGGCACGCACGCCGACGTAGTGCGGTTCCTGACCACCCAGGACTATGAGGACAAGGTCCACGACGACCGGATCGCCGTCGGTGACCTCATCCGCGCCGGTGGCCCGACCATGAAGGACGCCGGGAACAAGGCACTGGACGGCACCGCCCAGGACGCCGCCGAGTTCCTGCGCACCGGCCAGTACGAGGCCGCTGAACACGACGAGAAGATCGCCGTGGGTGACTTGGCCCGTACCGGCGGACCGGAGGTCAAGGCCGCCGCGAACATCGCGCTGGAAGGCACCGCCGCCATGCGGCGGGCGTTCCTTGAGGTCGGGCAGTATCGGGCCGCCGAACGGGACCAGGCCGCGGCGATGCACGCCGCGACCGCCGCACGCTACGTCGCCGACACCGCCCACTCTGCGGCTCTGGCCCGCCAGGACGCCGCGAAGGCCGCCATCTCCGCGGCCAACGCCAACCGCGACGCCGCCAAGGCCGACGCCAGCAAGAAACTCGCTGACACCGCGGCGCAGCAGGCCGTCGCTGCTGCCGGTGACGCCGCCAAATCCCACAAGCAGGCCAAGAAGTCCGCCGACCAGGCCGCCGCGTCCGCCAAGACCGCCCGCACAGCTGCGGCCCAAGCGGCCAAGGCCGCTACCGCCGCCGACACGTCAGCGGCGCATGCCGCCGACTCCGCTGTCCGCGCCGTCCACGCCGCCCAACGCGCCCGCGACGACGCCGACGACGCCCGCAACGCCGCGCTCGCCGCCGGCAAAGACGCCACCGCCGCGTTGAAAGCAGCTACTGACGCCGAGAAGGCGGCCCAGGCCAAAGAGAACGCCGCCGCCAAACAGCACCGGGACAAGCAGAAGCAGCAAGGCGGCTTCACCTGCCAGGACAGAGAAGCGGCCCTGGAGCCACTCTGCAGCGCGAGATTCAGCAAACAACTTGGGCTCACCGATTTGAAGTGCCCCACCGCGATGCACTTCGGCAACGGAATCTGTGGTCCCGCCGAAACGGCCGCTTGGAAACAGTGGGGCAAAGAGAGGAGCGAACGGACGCGTTTGCGCGCTCAGCTCGCCCTGACCACGTGCGGGATGATCGACGTTTTCGGCATCGGCACCTTCTGCGACGGCACCGACGTCCTCATCTCCGCCATCAACGGAGAATGGGGCGACGCCGCACTCGGCGCCTTCTCCATGATCCCCTTCGTAGGGCTCGCAGGCAACGTCATGCGAGGCCAAGAACTCCTCCGCGACCTCAACAAACTCAAGAAAAAAGCCTGCAAGAAGGCCGATAGCTTCGCCCCCGACACCCCCGTCCTACTTGCCGACGGCAGCCACAAGGCCATCCGCGACATCCGCACCGGCGACCACGTCCTCGCCACCGACCCGCAAACCGGCAACACTCAGCCGAAGCCCGTCACCGCGCTGCACCGCAACCTCGACACCGAACTCGCCGACATCACCATCCGAACGACGAACGGCCAACGCGCCGTACTCGAAACAACCCAGCGCCACCCCTTTTGGAACGACACCAGCAAGGAATGGACTCACGCCGAAGATCTGCAACCCGGCACAGCCCTGCGCAGTCTCGGTGCTGACACTCCCGCGATTATTGAGACAAAGCTGCACAGCGGTCAGCGGTACATGCACAACCTCACGGTCGCTGATTTCCATACCTATTTTGTCCTTGCCGGGAACACTCCAGTTCTGGTCCACAACACGGGTGGAGATAGCAGGAGAAAATACCTCGATCGACCAGGATTCAGTAACTACGTACTCGTCGACAAGGATGGAAAGGTGTACTATTCTGGGATGTTTGGGCCAGGTGAGAGTCTAGCGAACGTTCAATATCGCCACCGCACCAAACACAAGGATCGGTTCAATCCCGCCAATGGAGATGTCATGAGAGTGACACCCGGCACGAGGACGTATGGGGAGTCGCGTCTCATGGAGCAGCGACTCGCCGAGCAGCACGGCACCTATATCGGCCGTGACGGAAGCAACTATCGTGGGAACCGTCAGAATCCGCTCAGCGCCACCAAGTTGGCGGAGTATGAGGCCTACGAGGCATGGAAGCTTGGGGGATGTCCGTGA
- a CDS encoding RNA polymerase sigma factor, with protein sequence MDADARSDDTLMAALGKGDRDALAVLYRRHAPWLLLRLSQRCHDAGVVNEVVQDTFVAVWRGAARYRADGSVPAWIWGIGVRRLIDQFRAQKPATVPLVEEMSVEPSAEEQVLLGLEHSDLAAALQEINPELRAVVRATILDGLTAKEAARLLGIPVGTVKTRLMRARAALREELV encoded by the coding sequence GTGGACGCTGACGCACGCTCCGACGACACGCTGATGGCGGCACTCGGCAAGGGCGACCGCGACGCCCTCGCAGTCCTCTATCGCCGGCATGCGCCCTGGCTGCTGCTTCGGCTGTCGCAGCGGTGCCACGACGCCGGCGTCGTCAACGAGGTCGTCCAGGACACGTTCGTCGCGGTGTGGCGCGGCGCCGCCCGTTACCGGGCCGACGGCTCTGTGCCGGCTTGGATCTGGGGCATCGGCGTACGCCGGCTGATCGATCAGTTCAGGGCGCAAAAGCCGGCCACGGTGCCGCTGGTCGAGGAGATGAGCGTCGAGCCGTCTGCCGAGGAGCAAGTTCTGCTCGGCCTCGAGCACAGCGACCTGGCGGCGGCGCTACAGGAGATCAACCCGGAGCTGCGCGCCGTGGTGCGCGCCACGATCCTCGACGGTCTGACCGCCAAGGAGGCGGCGCGGCTGCTCGGCATCCCAGTCGGCACGGTGAAGACCCGCCTCATGCGCGCCCGCGCAGCACTCCGGGAGGAACTGGTATGA
- a CDS encoding S1 family peptidase — MVVGAVLAALGAGLLGATPVHAVGGSANVPNDAYGFAARIDVSGVRACSGALVAPQWVVTSAVCFAEPGKPVVAGAPPRAASVTVGRVVSAAKPLAVTRIVPHAERDIVLAKLQSRVTGVTPVAISKAAPAIGEVLRAAGFGRTKTQWLPDELHVAAFAVSGVRVDAVDLARQDAAAGICKGDAGGPLLRETGGRVELVAIHRTAGQSGCLGSSDTGKDAVDTRVDDVAGWITQTTARTADNIRAFYGYDGVRTALFTFANQGGSALTATQSWDSGPNSWSGARVKAVEGDFDGDGTQDVGAFYNYDNAQTKLWLFASADAKTSPKLAWDSGRGNWDWSKADYVAGDFDGDGRDEIAGSYDYGNAQTKLFVFDDLATTVTKRMTWDSTATKWDASRAKLLAGDVDGDGQAEIAAFYNNDNGQTKLHLFADVMDKPTPAQVWDSGRGNWDWSKADHVAGDFDGDGRTEIAGFHQYANVQTKLFLFDDIAGRLTKRMTWDSTANMWAGNRAKLVAGDVDGDGQAEIAAFYNNDNAQTKLFLFADVTGTPAPRMAWDSGRGNWDWTRIRLTTGT, encoded by the coding sequence ATGGTGGTGGGCGCCGTCCTGGCGGCCCTGGGTGCGGGATTGCTCGGTGCGACGCCGGTGCATGCCGTCGGGGGTAGCGCGAATGTGCCGAACGACGCGTACGGCTTCGCCGCGCGAATCGACGTCAGCGGGGTCCGTGCCTGTTCGGGTGCGCTGGTGGCGCCGCAGTGGGTCGTGACGTCTGCGGTCTGTTTCGCCGAGCCGGGCAAGCCGGTTGTGGCCGGGGCCCCGCCTCGGGCCGCCTCGGTGACCGTAGGCCGCGTGGTGAGCGCGGCGAAGCCGCTGGCCGTCACCCGGATCGTGCCGCACGCTGAGCGCGACATCGTGCTGGCCAAGCTCCAGTCGCGAGTTACTGGTGTCACGCCGGTGGCGATCAGCAAGGCCGCGCCGGCGATCGGCGAGGTGCTGCGCGCTGCGGGATTCGGCCGTACCAAGACGCAGTGGTTGCCCGACGAGTTGCACGTCGCCGCTTTCGCGGTGAGCGGAGTGCGTGTCGATGCCGTGGACCTGGCACGCCAGGACGCCGCGGCCGGGATCTGCAAGGGCGACGCCGGCGGGCCGCTGCTGCGCGAGACGGGGGGCCGGGTCGAGCTGGTCGCCATTCACCGCACCGCCGGGCAGAGCGGCTGCCTCGGCTCGTCCGACACCGGCAAGGACGCGGTGGACACCCGCGTGGACGACGTGGCCGGCTGGATCACCCAGACCACCGCGCGTACCGCCGACAACATCCGGGCGTTCTACGGCTACGACGGTGTGAGGACCGCCTTGTTCACCTTCGCCAACCAGGGCGGCTCGGCGCTCACGGCGACGCAGAGCTGGGACTCCGGTCCGAATTCCTGGAGCGGCGCGCGGGTCAAGGCGGTGGAGGGCGACTTCGACGGCGACGGCACGCAGGACGTCGGCGCGTTCTACAACTACGACAACGCGCAGACCAAGCTGTGGTTGTTCGCCTCCGCCGACGCCAAGACCAGCCCGAAGCTGGCCTGGGACTCAGGGCGCGGCAACTGGGACTGGAGCAAGGCGGACTACGTCGCGGGTGACTTCGACGGCGACGGCCGCGACGAGATCGCCGGGTCCTATGACTACGGCAACGCGCAGACCAAACTGTTCGTGTTCGACGACCTCGCCACGACGGTCACCAAGCGGATGACCTGGGACTCCACCGCGACCAAGTGGGACGCCAGCCGGGCCAAGCTGCTCGCGGGCGACGTCGACGGCGACGGCCAGGCCGAGATCGCCGCGTTCTACAACAACGACAACGGACAGACGAAGCTGCACCTGTTCGCCGATGTGATGGACAAGCCCACCCCGGCCCAGGTCTGGGACTCCGGCCGCGGCAACTGGGACTGGAGCAAGGCGGACCACGTCGCGGGTGACTTCGACGGCGACGGGCGCACCGAGATCGCCGGATTCCACCAGTACGCCAACGTGCAGACGAAACTCTTCCTGTTCGACGACATTGCGGGCAGGCTCACCAAGCGGATGACCTGGGACTCCACCGCGAACATGTGGGCCGGCAACCGGGCCAAGCTGGTCGCGGGCGATGTCGACGGCGACGGTCAGGCCGAGATCGCGGCGTTCTACAACAACGACAACGCACAGACCAAACTCTTCCTGTTCGCCGACGTGACCGGCACACCCGCCCCGCGGATGGCCTGGGACTCCGGCCGCGGCAACTGGGACTGGACGCGAATCCGGCTGACGACCGGCACCTGA